One Hordeum vulgare subsp. vulgare chromosome 4H, MorexV3_pseudomolecules_assembly, whole genome shotgun sequence DNA window includes the following coding sequences:
- the LOC123448760 gene encoding probable ADP-ribosylation factor GTPase-activating protein AGD14 isoform X2, with the protein MAAASRKEEERNERIVRGLLKLPPNRRCINCNAIGPQYVCTSFWTFTCISCSGIHREFTHRVKSVSMSKFTVQEVEALQKGGNQRARELLLKDFDTQQMRLPDNSNIESLREFIKAVYVERRYAGVSFSERPPRDRQIQKSHGEEHRRASSYHSFSQSPPNDYQYEERRNGKQPAVLSRKPGSDRGRDGKMPGFAYRSLSLQDRMSEDQFANESGGPRTSGCSGSSLSGTFGTAPKSPDFFDDGCLSPPVQQNQSNMLNSNGITQSQRAAPTGKIDSISLKSGNSSLGDLLFDFGNVHGTQQTNNFVAPSFVAFSDAVNGTKEDLFSQPNLQQQPVTGYPSVDLFANMPHTASSADKMPLEAPSMGNVGWATFDTPPNDKQPGVTGPSPVADIGNDKKILGRDLFSFEPSDRPTLFLTSKHEVSISNQSGATSLDTGGSQLWHSFDDATGIMSNDHAGAEPLSNERTNVTNVSLTRSNPFTCPIASKESHDDDCHQVFMDELALSAPFTPFLEPSPISAVPPGKALSDQVLLNPFDLPFGTDSEATDLFMDMSTLQAALPNLPISFLDGLPESWFSNNTSTYVPSESHGGLPCLIEQAPNSPLRNITLSTVSTGNPFA; encoded by the exons ATGGCGGCCGCGtccaggaaggaggaggagaggaacgaGCGGATCGTGAGGGGCCTCCTCAAGCTGCCGCCCAACCGCAGATGCATCAACTGCAACGCCATC GGGCCGCAGTACGTCTGCACGAGCTTCTGGACATTCACCTGCATCTCTTGCAGCGGCATCCA CCGTGAGTTCACGCACCGTGTAAAATCGGTGTCTATGTCCAAGTTCACCGTGCAAGAGGTTGAGGCCCTTCAAAAGGGTGGGAACCAG CGAGCCAGAGAATTATTGTTGAAGGATTTCGATACCCAGCAAATGAGGCTACCTGATAACAG TAACATTGAGAGCCTTAGAGAATTCATAAAAGCTGTTTATGTGGAGAGAAGATATGCTGGTGTAAGTTTTTCCGAACGGCCTCCAAGAGATAGACAG ATTCAAAAATCCCATGGAGAGGAACATAGGAGGGCTAGTTCCTATCATTCATTTTCTCAGAGCCCACCTAATGATTACCAATATGAAGAAAGGCGCAACGGCAAGCAACCTGCAGTGCTAAGTAGGAAACCTGGTTCAGACCGAGGGCGTGATGGGAAGATGCCTGGATTTGCTTATCGTTCACTTAGCCTGCAAGACAGAATGTCTGAGGACCAATTTGCAAATGAGAGTGGTGGACCGAGAACTTCTGGCTGCTCAGGGTCAAGCCTGAGTGGTACCTTTGGAACAGCGCCCAAATCACCTGATTTCTTTGATGATGGGTGTTTAAGCCCTCCTGTCCAACAAAATCAATCAAATATGCTTAATTCTAATGGCATCACTCAATCCCAG AGAGCTGCACCAACAGGGAAGATAGATTCCATATCGCTTAAGTCAGGCAATTCAAGCTTAGGTGATTTGCTTTTTGATTTTGGGAATGTTCACGGAACTCAGCAAACCAACAATTTTGTAGCTCCGAGTTTTGTAGCATTTTCTGATGCTGTAAATGGTACAAAGGAGGATCTCTTCAGTCAGCCAAATTTGCAGCAACAACCTGTAACTGGCTATCCATCTGTAGATTTATTTGCAAATATGCCTCATACAGCTTCATCTGCTGATAAAATGCCACTGGAAGCTCCATCAATGGGCAATGTTGGGTGGGCTACATTTGACACGCCCCCAAATGATAAACAGCCTGGAGTCACTGGACCCTCTCCTGTAGCTGACATAGGTAACGATAAAAAGATTCTGGGTCGTGATTTGTTTTCGTTTGAACCAAGTGATAGACCGACACTCTTCCTGACTTCCAAGCATGAAGTCTCGATCAGCAATCAGTCTGGTGCTACATCTCTTGATACAGGTGGCTCTCAG TTATGGCATTCATTTGATGATGCAACTGGGATCATGTCTAATGATCACGCCGGCGCTGAACCACTAAGTAATGAGCGCACAAATGTAACCAATGTTTCCCTTACTAGGAGTAATCCTTTTACTTGCCCTATTGCTTCAAAG gaatctcatgatgatgattgcCATCAAGTGTTCATGGATGAATTAGCTCTAAGTGCACCATTCACTCCTTTCCTAGAGCCATCTCCAATATCTGCTGTTCCTCCG GGAAAAGCCTTGTCTGATCAGGTTCTGCTAAATCCATTTGATCTTCCATTTGGTACTGATTCAGAGGCTACTGATCTG TTCATGGACATGAGTACGTTGCAAGCGGCTTTGCCTAATTTACCAATTTCTTTTCTTGATGGTTTGCCTGAATCATGGTTCTCCAACAATACTTCTACCTATGTTCCGTCTGAATCACATG GTGGATTACCATGTCTTATCGAGCAGGCTCCGAACTCTCCATTGAG GAACATAACATTGAGCACTGTATCTACTGGCAACCCTTTTGCATAG
- the LOC123448760 gene encoding probable ADP-ribosylation factor GTPase-activating protein AGD14 isoform X1 — protein MAAASRKEEERNERIVRGLLKLPPNRRCINCNAIGPQYVCTSFWTFTCISCSGIHREFTHRVKSVSMSKFTVQEVEALQKGGNQRARELLLKDFDTQQMRLPDNSNIESLREFIKAVYVERRYAGVSFSERPPRDRQIQKSHGEEHRRASSYHSFSQSPPNDYQYEERRNGKQPAVLSRKPGSDRGRDGKMPGFAYRSLSLQDRMSEDQFANESGGPRTSGCSGSSLSGTFGTAPKSPDFFDDGCLSPPVQQNQSNMLNSNGITQSQRAAPTGKIDSISLKSGNSSLGDLLFDFGNVHGTQQTNNFVAPSFVAFSDAVNGTKEDLFSQPNLQQQPVTGYPSVDLFANMPHTASSADKMPLEAPSMGNVGWATFDTPPNDKQPGVTGPSPVADIGNDKKILGRDLFSFEPSDRPTLFLTSKHEVSISNQSGATSLDTGGSQLWHSFDDATGIMSNDHAGAEPLSNERTNVTNVSLTRSNPFTCPIASKQESHDDDCHQVFMDELALSAPFTPFLEPSPISAVPPGKALSDQVLLNPFDLPFGTDSEATDLFMDMSTLQAALPNLPISFLDGLPESWFSNNTSTYVPSESHGGLPCLIEQAPNSPLRNITLSTVSTGNPFA, from the exons ATGGCGGCCGCGtccaggaaggaggaggagaggaacgaGCGGATCGTGAGGGGCCTCCTCAAGCTGCCGCCCAACCGCAGATGCATCAACTGCAACGCCATC GGGCCGCAGTACGTCTGCACGAGCTTCTGGACATTCACCTGCATCTCTTGCAGCGGCATCCA CCGTGAGTTCACGCACCGTGTAAAATCGGTGTCTATGTCCAAGTTCACCGTGCAAGAGGTTGAGGCCCTTCAAAAGGGTGGGAACCAG CGAGCCAGAGAATTATTGTTGAAGGATTTCGATACCCAGCAAATGAGGCTACCTGATAACAG TAACATTGAGAGCCTTAGAGAATTCATAAAAGCTGTTTATGTGGAGAGAAGATATGCTGGTGTAAGTTTTTCCGAACGGCCTCCAAGAGATAGACAG ATTCAAAAATCCCATGGAGAGGAACATAGGAGGGCTAGTTCCTATCATTCATTTTCTCAGAGCCCACCTAATGATTACCAATATGAAGAAAGGCGCAACGGCAAGCAACCTGCAGTGCTAAGTAGGAAACCTGGTTCAGACCGAGGGCGTGATGGGAAGATGCCTGGATTTGCTTATCGTTCACTTAGCCTGCAAGACAGAATGTCTGAGGACCAATTTGCAAATGAGAGTGGTGGACCGAGAACTTCTGGCTGCTCAGGGTCAAGCCTGAGTGGTACCTTTGGAACAGCGCCCAAATCACCTGATTTCTTTGATGATGGGTGTTTAAGCCCTCCTGTCCAACAAAATCAATCAAATATGCTTAATTCTAATGGCATCACTCAATCCCAG AGAGCTGCACCAACAGGGAAGATAGATTCCATATCGCTTAAGTCAGGCAATTCAAGCTTAGGTGATTTGCTTTTTGATTTTGGGAATGTTCACGGAACTCAGCAAACCAACAATTTTGTAGCTCCGAGTTTTGTAGCATTTTCTGATGCTGTAAATGGTACAAAGGAGGATCTCTTCAGTCAGCCAAATTTGCAGCAACAACCTGTAACTGGCTATCCATCTGTAGATTTATTTGCAAATATGCCTCATACAGCTTCATCTGCTGATAAAATGCCACTGGAAGCTCCATCAATGGGCAATGTTGGGTGGGCTACATTTGACACGCCCCCAAATGATAAACAGCCTGGAGTCACTGGACCCTCTCCTGTAGCTGACATAGGTAACGATAAAAAGATTCTGGGTCGTGATTTGTTTTCGTTTGAACCAAGTGATAGACCGACACTCTTCCTGACTTCCAAGCATGAAGTCTCGATCAGCAATCAGTCTGGTGCTACATCTCTTGATACAGGTGGCTCTCAG TTATGGCATTCATTTGATGATGCAACTGGGATCATGTCTAATGATCACGCCGGCGCTGAACCACTAAGTAATGAGCGCACAAATGTAACCAATGTTTCCCTTACTAGGAGTAATCCTTTTACTTGCCCTATTGCTTCAAAG CAggaatctcatgatgatgattgcCATCAAGTGTTCATGGATGAATTAGCTCTAAGTGCACCATTCACTCCTTTCCTAGAGCCATCTCCAATATCTGCTGTTCCTCCG GGAAAAGCCTTGTCTGATCAGGTTCTGCTAAATCCATTTGATCTTCCATTTGGTACTGATTCAGAGGCTACTGATCTG TTCATGGACATGAGTACGTTGCAAGCGGCTTTGCCTAATTTACCAATTTCTTTTCTTGATGGTTTGCCTGAATCATGGTTCTCCAACAATACTTCTACCTATGTTCCGTCTGAATCACATG GTGGATTACCATGTCTTATCGAGCAGGCTCCGAACTCTCCATTGAG GAACATAACATTGAGCACTGTATCTACTGGCAACCCTTTTGCATAG